The window AGAGAAAGCGAGCTTACGTTCAAATTGTGGTGAGAGCAggaaatctaaaaaaacatggaaaattctattctattctaaCTATGTATTAGTTTGTCAAGTCAACCTAATATTTCAGGTAACTTACAACATGTAAATCAGATTAACACTTTCTCTGTTTCTGTCTTTAATAGCATTGGatatgattatataaaatagtgCAGATAAATACATTACTGTCGTAACTCACCAATCGCTGATAGTTTCGCTTTTCTACCTGCGTTGATTAAGGAGATTATATTGGCTTAAAGGTCAAATCATAAATGCATTGGGTCAgacaaccaacccaacccatatTAGAAATTTATGCTTCGAATAAAGCTACTTTTATCAATCTTGGAAATCTTTGATCATTCAGACAATTCCCAATATAGCCAACcgtcttttatttatatatactcATACTTTTACTTACCCATAGTCTAAATACTCACTGTAACAATCTACAAAGCCTTCTTAAGCACTCTTTAAGAAATGTTTTAGTTTATATGTCACCATCTATATATAATGGAATACCGAATCGTATATGAAGCATCAAAGTGTATCCagttttaaatttcaagtagGAAACATGTTACTTTGCCAATGActactttgttttttatgttctgTGTTGTTTGATCTCTTCTAGCGGATCAGcttgaattattttatattttatgtgttttattttatttcttttcttatattttaaagtttatgtaTCATATGTAAGAAATAAAGTTAACATAATTAATTCGTATATCAATAATTAACTTCGTATATATATGAAAGTTATATATAGCAGCCTATAATATTAACTGTGAATTTCATCTCTCTAACTcatgtatatataaataaaagattaagAGACTCATAgacgttttttacttttaaatcaatattcaGAAACATCTTTATATATATAaggtaattttagaaaattaaaatatactaaaGGCCTTGATCTATTGCTCTCCTGCCCTGCtttttctttacaatttttatacttttaggATACTTGCAGCtatatgtaattaaataataaataaaaataaatattttaataaaggctCTTGAAATAGTATGGCCAATTGGCCATTTTTTTCAGTCTCTATTTAAATTGGAAGCTGGTCACATTACATAgttatataatatgtttttataattattacgcTCTTTAAATGATATCTTACAGTTAAAATTCGGACCAAattatatacttattttaatttttatctgttCCCGCCAGAAAATTTAATGAGTAAACGAATCTGCGGAAAATCATATTTCCCTATTACGCATTATTGGGAAGTGCCTTTAATTATGTTCGAGCTACACACTCAAAAGTTGTCCCCATCTAAAAATCTCAATTCAATAGTCTGTCACTTGTCTTCTGTCATTcccataattttaattttggtatcAATTTTGAAATCTTAAaagaactattttaatttataataattatttacaaagTAATACTAGTTAGTATTAATTAGTGCCTAGTTAAacggtattttattttaaataacctttGTCTATAAacgtttgtttttaattataaatccGCGTCAATCCGGAAGTTCGAAAAAAATCTGATGGCCAGAAACTGCACAAAAGGAACGAAATACTCTATTCAATGGGAGACTCACCCAAGGAACCTAATCAAAAGTTTCTGTTCACTAATGGAGCATCAAAGTTTAGTTGACGTAGCCATTTGTTGCGGTAACAACACCATTCAGGCCCATAAGTTTGTTTTGGCCGCTAATAGCCCATATTTTAGAGTAAGTACTTAGTCTAAGTATATTGTCCTAATTGGTAACATTACATTagatttattacatatttatctATGACATTCCTATTGTAGTTAAATCCCAACATTTGTAGGTAAAAAATAAGGTACTTACTCACAAATAGAATAAACTAATCAAAAAACATTTGCTATTTAATAGAATACCGTCTTTGGAAATCCaacaaattaattcaaattcccAGTTCCCAAACTTGCCAACAGTGCAACCTCCATTACCCATCCCCACAACCCCTATTATgctttttatctttaaatttcaAGTCTAAAGGCTTTTAATTTGACATTCATAAAAGTTCAAGGAATTCTTCTGACAGATCTtgatctcatttaaataatcatTGATTACTAATGCTAATTATATAATTGTACTTTATCATTATATTATactaatagatttatttttgacttttttccactaggctttatttatttaccaatgtAATCCATCCAAGTTTAATAACAACATCACACTTCATATAACTCAGTATACAAACTCCATATCATATCTCTTAAAATCACAGTAagcaaagtaaattatttaacacaGTCACAAATTACTAACAAGACTATGATTAAAGAAGGAACAATTAACAtaatttgttttagtttttgagtaaaagtCCTACTAAATTTAGTGTCAAAGAGATTTATTTGTCCTAGCAGGCTGCTAGCACTGTGAACCAGTCGTGTAGTTGATTCATTCATGGCATAGTTGTGTGGTAAAATGGAATTACATAAGTTTCAGATATTCTGATATTTCGAGAAGGAATTCTAAGGTTAAAAAGTACCAACAACTGAGGACAGTCTATAGCAGCATTTATTACTTTATGTAAAAATACTATGCTTCAATATTTGCTTATACTTAAATGTATTTGAAATAGCCCAAAGAAAATTTCTCAATTCTTTATAGGCATTAAAATTGGCATACCATCCAAAACAAgattttaattacttataaCAAAGAGACATTATTACAAATTAAGCAACTAGATATTGTccaaaaaggttttaaaaaaaatgtgctgTGAAAAAccatattaagaaatattttttagttgaatatttcaattactataattttaaggcgtatacagggtgtttggcggagggttagccaaacttggtgggcatatagataggctcagatagaagatattttcttaataaacttttgTTCTAAAtatcttgggtttttttatatcatcaattttgtgttattttcaggattttcaaaaaattatgccttttgacatctttacattttttcagcatatttttcacgtttttttttacatttgtatttagtctgtaatgtatcctgaatctaaaaaaatcaatatcaagtataaataataccgaaataattcgttttgagctcaaaaagtgaatacaagtagcaaaaaaagttatgaaaggtaactttaacttgacgcaaaaaaaaactaaaatctatcaagatgttcaggtagttttaaaaatatctccagttaatactctttttaatgatatacgatgtgtaacacaaagccgactaacttgccacaattcatgactttaaaggaaaataaagtaaaaaaaaatattttttaaattttatgtatttatttcaaaattacaaattttgttgaaactgcgctcccctggctcttATACATGCCCTACATCGCCGTCGCATTTCTACTGTCTTAAGGCGAAGTCGCATCTCTTCTCTGACGGTTAGAAAAGCGGCATTTATTCTTTGAATTAAGTGGTCTAGATTGTCAATTTCCACCTCGTACACGAGTTCTTTCGCACGTCCCCATACGTAAAAATCAAGAGGGGTTAAATCAGGGGACCGTGGAGGCCATGCGATGGGACCTGCTCTTCCGATCAACGAATTGGGAAAAGTATTGTCCAGAAATTCTCTAACGGCGACCCGATAGTGTGCAGGACACCCGTCATTCTGGAAGACGATTGGCCctcattatttaatatttttatatgattggtcttcattaaatatgggtatatcagccaataattgtggaagctcattttgtaaaaaatgtaagtaattgtCCCCGTTGAGGTTTTTCGGAAAGTAGTGTGGACCGATGAGGTGTCTCCCAATcacacctgcccaaacattaacacttaatcttgtttggaaagacttggctctggtcaaatgcggatttacgtttttgttttcccaataatgtaaattatgttgGTTTAATATCCCCGCACGTGTAAATGTTGATTCATCTGTccataagatgctttttaaaaagtgtccatTTTCAACGTCTGCGTGAAGCAAAAAGCGGCAAAATTGTACCCGTCGCTCATAGTCGGCTTGTAGAAGACCTAGAATAGAGTATCACGATGCCAGTAAAAATTGCGGAATTAAGTTGTTGATGTACCTAGTATGAAATTACCTTGCACTGGGGTGTAATGGAAAGGATGCCTTCCTTCTGTCTTGACAACTGACCATGCTTTCCATGTAGAAATTTTCAGATCTGTAGCTAATTTCCTTGTACTAGTGGTGGGATCCTCATCGAATGCGCGAATTACGTTTTCATTTACAGCAACATCATACTGCCTCCGATTGATCCTcggttcttgaaaatttagattgcCTGTTTCCCTTAATCGACCAAAAGTGTTGTGGTGGGGCACACGCCTATTGGGGTATTGCTCCTCATAAATTCTTTGTGCTTCTCGCGTATTACCATTAACTCTTCCATAAGCAAAGACAATATCGGCGTATTCTTCGGTAGTGTATGCAGCCATTGTGGCGATAATGAtacgaaaataaggaaagtcacaacaacaatataaaaactcaattaacagCAACAATAACAACAGTATTAACAATAACAACACACAAACGATACAATACTAAATTAACGACTTGGGTACGtaagaaagctaaaaagttaCACCACGACAAATGACAAATGTCAAATGATAACAACAATATGTAGCACATATTGTTATCACAACAACAATCCCATAGCATGTTCCACAATCTCCTCATTTGACCATTCAAAGAATCGATGCCGCTTTTCAAACTATCAGAAAAAAGATGCGGCTTCGTCTTACGACAGTGGAAATGCGACGGCGACGTAGGGCATGCATTAGGGGAgcgcagttttaataaaaatttgtaattttgaaataaatacataaaattaaaaaaatatttttttttactttattgtcctttaaagtcatgaattgtggcaagttagtcggctttgtgttacacatcgtatatcattaaaaagagtattaactggagatgtttttaaaactacctgaacatcttgatagattttagtttttttttgcgtcaagttaaagttacctttcataacttttcttgctacttgtattaactttttgagctcaaaacgaattatttcggtattatttgtacttgatattgattttgatttttttagattcaggatacattacagactaaatacaaatgtaaaaaaaacgtgaaaaatatgctgaaaaaatataaagatgtcaaaaggcataattttttgaaaatcctgaaaataacacaaaatcaatgataaaaaaaaacccgagacttttagaacacaagtttattaagaaaatatcttctatctgagcctatctatatgcccaccaagtttggctaaccctccgccaaacacccttTATATAGAAACTATTTGTTTAATAAGTACACCCCTGACTGACAATGAATGTGACAATACTAGATACATAAATTTGACATTAATCTTTAATGGTGAATATGATAAAGTGATTATATAGTAGTTAGTTATTCTGTATTTATGTACAATTTGTCTTAGTCCACATTATGGTACCTAGTGTGATCTTAGCATACCTAAAACtgaaatatgatataataaatattaactgCAAGTTCACAtagcaattattttaaaatatctgttaaaatCAGAAACATTAAGGACATTATCTGTAGTAGAAATTTGAATATtcattaaatgtaatttttaactttcttaGGACATTTCCTGGTATAACATCTGCATGGTATACATTTATACATAGCCACAATGCCTTAACTCAGAATCACATTTTTATCCCCAAATCCATCTTCAGGGACTCTTCTTGAATCActccaaaataattagtatcaTTGGTACcagaatttaaacaataattaaacaGTTTTCTGTTacttaaagtaaatttaaatacatttttaagttatgccaaAGTTGTTTTATTGTTCTTGCTTCCACTGCTGTTTTTGGTGAACTATTGGAACTCCTATAAAGGTGATCCTTGTTCttgactatttattttcaaaaatcacttGCTCTTACATTGTAGGAATGATAGTTTTTAACCTTAAAGAAATTTAGCTTATTCAAAAGCcttgatcttttttaagtacCATAGTTTTGTTCATTTATACCCATCTTTAGTTTGAGCAAAgtagtttcatttaaaaacagttattattgctttattttgtaTTCTTTGCAGTTTATTTAGTCAAATGTTTGTACCATTAGCACAGCACAGTATAAATGATGACCCAATATATGAGGCAATATAATActattataaagtaaaaatcttaaaaagatttattatttaaactatcCTTACATGTTTTTATTGCACCAATTATAagaactacatatttttttaataactgacTTTACATTGGATTTATATTGTTTAAGCTCAATCCTAAATATTTATGCGATTAAAGTTCTTTAAGTCATACATTATTGAGGAACAAATTTATATCACTGGACTGCTAATTCAACACAATATGTATGTTAATTGCAATATgtttttgaaagatttaaatTTGACAGCTCTTAGATGataaattgcctctaactcttGTCTGGAAAAGCTCTGGTTTCTATATAGagcttaaacaaaaaaaagacaaagGGGATTGGgttcttttaataatatacttttGTTTCTTCAGTATAcagaaaatatatacaaaatacagcattcaaatttaacaaaaggtgaaaattttaataaaattatagataattGCAAACTAGCATGCAAAACTAGAGCTAAAGTTTCACCAGAATATGAAGAAATGAACTCATCTAGGGAGTAGTATAAAGTTTTTTAGTCTTTTGTTTGGACAACTGATAACTTGATAATGGCTTAAATAATTATGATCGACAGACATTATAATGTTCACTCCCCATAGCTATTGTATTCAAACacataataatttttgcttACATAGATACTTATGTGATATCTATCCCAATCAGTGTAAGAATTTTATTACTAACTTTAGCAGTACCTATCATATGTACGCACAGttaacataatatatattttattatatttaggaagaatttgaaaaaaatccccAGGTCGAGCAAGTGATTATAAGCGGTTGTGAGTTCGTCGTCCTCAAGAGCATAATCGAAATAATGTACTACGGCCAAACAATCGTCAGCGAAGACAACGTAAAATTCTTGGTGGCAGTCATTAAACAGTTCCAGCTTAAAACACTGGAACACCTTTTCGCCGAGCACGGTTCCATTTGTAAGGGTTCAAACCTAAAACACTCCCGAAATTAAAAGCAGAATACGTCGTTTTTAGCCGACGATATTTACCTACCTAAACCACAGTTCCTTACGAAAAAGCCAAAATATCCAGCTTTTACTTATCAGTTGGCGCACACTCAAAATGCTTGTCTCATAACAGTGCCTCCGACAACTACTGcacagcagcagcagcagccaACGAATAATCCGGTACAGTTTAATGTTTCTATGCCTGTACCGCCCAAGATTGCCAATAATGTTTTGAAACCTTTGGATTTTAATATTCCGGTGAAAGTGGAACCG of the Anthonomus grandis grandis chromosome 3, icAntGran1.3, whole genome shotgun sequence genome contains:
- the LOC126733744 gene encoding uncharacterized protein LOC126733744, with amino-acid sequence MAAYTTEEYADIVFAYGRVNGNTREAQRIYEEQYPNRRVPHHNTFGRLRETGNLNFQEPRINRRQYDVAVNENVIRAFDEDPTTSTRKLATDLKISTWKAWSVVKTEGRHPFHYTPVQGLLQADYERRVQFCRFLLHADVENGHFLKSILWTDESTFTRAGILNQHNLHYWENKNVNPHLTRAKSFQTRLSVNVWAGVIGRHLIGPHYFPKNLNGDNYLHFLQNELPQLLADIPIFNEDQSYKNIK